The Syngnathus typhle isolate RoL2023-S1 ecotype Sweden linkage group LG1, RoL_Styp_1.0, whole genome shotgun sequence genome includes a window with the following:
- the LOC133153187 gene encoding NACHT, LRR and PYD domains-containing protein 3-like isoform X3: MEIKDLLLETLEDLGQEDFKKFKFHMDLPESVKENADRTDIATQLMNRHGKNAGEKTIEILEKINNYNLAQKLRNNLPQITGSISSVDDEQIGKYKRELQENLRKIYLNVPEGNPGNSRQEPLENVYTELNITRGVAGLPNKQHEVLQMEMCGVAEEESIQPCDIFQSQEPLHTMLTVGFAGIGKTFLVRKFVLDWASGETNTDVDFIFPLAFRELNLEEKKSFSLAELIRLFVWESKAIKMLDQILVSLQESPNRHYQSSEIKILFVLDGLDESRLKLDLNDERKVDLDVTRAYPVEVLLAHLIKGNLLPCARVWITTRPQAAHDIPPRLVDARTEVKGFSDSQRMDYFRKRFPAEEDVIKHIQKSRTILIMCHLPIFCWITATVLRDHRKNGKELPETLTEMYTEFLLYHLDKSKERDSQKSTEYVTALAKLAFQQLMKKQQIFYESDLRESGLDDPQGAKHSGVFTVVFKEVPPLKKYQRKMFQFIHLTIQEYLAALHVMMSLFQDDTNVLDNSRWTRKGLLLLWKRKQLTRVHEAAIRKASKSEGNLDLFLRFLLGLSLQCNQDLLGELLKVPKNYRHSKAETVRLIKRRIKRNSPEENINLFYCLKELKDESLLEQIQQYLKGGKLSTKDLPPAMWSALLFFLRASDEAMSCFDLRKYAPSEKGLLMLLPVVKASQKSVLQSCKLRKKSCEALASVLSSPGSLRELDLSKNDLLDDGLEALAAGLAKLQCTLQVLRLIDCKLSKKSCEALASVLISSRTVSHLDLSENNLHDHGLEALAAGLAKPQCTLQVLELEDCKLSKKSCEALASVLSSPGSLRELDLSNNDLCDGLEALATGLAKPQCTLEVLKLRWCQLSKKSCEALASVLSSPSSLRELDLSFNNLHDHGLEALATGLAKPQCTLQILGLEYCKLSKKSCEALASVLSSPGSLSNLDLSKNDLCDDGLEALAAGLAKPQCTLQVLRLRWCQLSKKSCEALASVLSSPGRMRELDLSENDLRDDGLKALAAGLAKPQCTLQVLGLQHCKLSKKSCEALASVLSSPGSLRELDLGNNVLHNDGLEALATGLAKPQCTLQVLGLMECEISTRGCVSLAKALRSNPSHLQKLNLWFNDIKEKGKRVLEEVQMDPRCSLKIEWRL, from the exons ATGGAAATCAAGGACCTGCTGTTGGAAACGCTGGAAGACCTGGGGCAGGAGGACttcaagaagttcaagtttCATATGGACCTGCCCGAGAGCGTCAAAGAAAACGCAGACCGGACTGACATCGCCACACAGCTGATGAACAGGCACGGGAAGAACGCGGGGGAGAAGACCATCGAGATTCTGGAGAagatcaacaactacaacctggCCCAGAAGCTGCGCAACAACCTGCCGCAAATCACAG GTAGCATCTCCTCAGTGGATGACGAGCAGATCGGCAAATACAAGCGGGAGCTGCAAGAGAACCTGCGGAAGATCTACCTCAACGTTCCCGAGGGCAACCCAGGGAACAGCCGGCAGGAGCCTCTGGAGAACGTCTACACCGAGCTCAACATTACCCGCGGCGTCGCCGGTCTCCCCAACAAGCAGCACGAGGTCCTTCAGATGGAGATGTGCGGCGTGGCCGAGGAGGAGTCCATCCAGCCGTGTGACATCTTCCAAAGCCAGGAGCCCCTTCACACGATGCTCACCGTGGGCTTCGCGGGCATCGGTAAGACTTTCCTGGTGCGCAAGTTTGTCCTGGACTGGGCCAGCGGGGAAACCAACACAGACGTAGACTTCATCTTTCCCTTGGCCTTCCGCGAGTTGAACTTGGAGGAGAAGAAAAGCTTTTCGCTGGCGGAGCTCATCCGACTCTTTGTCTGGGAGAGCAAGGCCATCAAGATGCTGGACCAGATCTTGGTCAGTCTGCAAGAGTCGCCCAACCGCCACTACCAGTCCAGCGAGATCaagattttgtttgtgctggacGGCCTGGACGAGTCCCGCCTCAAACTGGACCTGAACGACGAGCGCAAGGTGGACCTGGATGTGACCCGAGCGTACCCGGTGGAGGTGCTCCTGGCGCATCTCATCAAGGGGAACCTGCTTCCCTGCGCCCGGGTTTGGATCACCACGCGGCCCCAGGCGGCCCACGACATCCCGCCGCGCCTGGTGGACGCCAGAACCGAGGTGAAAGGCTTCAGCGACTCCCAGAGGATGGACTACTTCAGGAAGAGGTTCCCCGCCGAGGAGGACGTCATCAAGCACATCCAGAAGTCCCGCACCATTTTGATCATGTGCCACTTGCCCATCTTCTGCTGGATCACCGCCACCGTTCTCCGAGATCATCGGAAAAACGGAAAGGAGCTGCCCGAAACCCTGACCGAGATGTACACAGAGTTCCTGCTCTATCACCTGGACAAGTCCAAGGAGCGAGACAGCCAGAAGAGCACGGAGTACGTCACAGCGCTGGCCAAGCTGGCTTTTCAGCAGCTGATGAAAAAGCAACAGATCTTCTACGAGAGCGACTTGCGGGAAAGCGGCTTGGATGACCCGCAGGGCGCAAAACACTCGGGAGTCTTCAccgtggtcttcaaggaggtaCCCCCGCTCAAGAAATACCAACGCAAGATGTTCCAGTTCATCCACCTGACCATCCAGGAATATCTGGCTGCTCTCCACGTGATGATGAGCTTGTTCCAGGACGACACAAACGTGCTGGACAATTCCAGGTGGACGCGGAAAGGCCTCCTGTTGCTTTGGAAGCGGAAGCAGCTCACTCGGGTCCACGAGGCGGCCATCCGCAAAGCCTCCAAGAGTGAGGGAAACCTGGACTTGTTCCTCCGCTTCCTGCTGGGCCTCTCCTTGCAGTGCAACCAGGATCTCCTGGGTGAGCTGTTGAAGGTTCCCAAGAACTACAGACACAGCAAggcagaaacggtccgcttgatCAAGCGACGGATCAAGCGGAATTCTCCCGAGGAGAACATCAACTTGTTCTACTGCCTGAAGGAGCTGAAGGACGAGTCCCTGCTGGAGCAGATCCAACAATACCTAAAAGGGGGGAAATTGTCCACCAAGGACCTACCTCCGGCCATGTGGTCGGCCCTGCTCTTCTTCTTGCGGGCTTCCGACGAAGCCATGAGCTGCTTCGATCTCCGGAAATACGCTCCGTCCGAGAAGGGGCTCCTGATGCTGCTGCCGGTGGTCAAGGCTTCTCAAAAATCAGT gctccagaGCTGCAAGCTgcgcaagaaaagctgcgaggcgctggcctccgttctaagctcgcccggcagcctgagggagctggatctcagcAAGAACGACTTGTtggacgacgggctggaggcgctcgccgccggactggcaaagctgcagtgcaccttgcaagttctcag gctcatcgactgcaagctgagcaagaaaagctgcgaggcgctggcctccgttctaatcTCGTCGCGCACCGTGAGCCATCTGGATCTCAGCGAGAACAACTTGCATGaccacgggctggaggcgctcgccgccggactggcaaagccgcagtgcaccttgcaagttctcga gctcgaggactgcaagctgagcaagaaaagctgtgaggcgctggcctccgttctaagctcgcccggcagcctgagggagctggatctcagcAACAACGACTTgtgtgacgggctggaggcgctcgccaccggactggcaaagccgcagtgcaccttggaAGTTCTCAA gctccggtGGTgccagctgagcaagaaaagctgcgaggcgctggcctccgttctaagctcgcccagCAGCCTGAGGGAACTGGATCTCAGCTTCAACAACTTGCACGaccacgggctggaggcgctcgccaccggactggcaaagccgcagtgcaccttgcaaatTCTCGG gctcgagtattgcaagctgagcaagaaaagctgcgaggcgctggcctccgttctaagctcgcccggcagcctgagCAATCTGGATCTCAGCAAGAACGACTTgtgtgacgacgggctggaggcgctcgccgccggactggcaaagccgcagtgcaccttgcaagttctcag gctccggtGGTgccagctgagcaagaaaagctgcgaggcgctggcctccgttctaagctcgcccggcagaatgagggagctggatctcagcGAAAACGACTTGCGCGACGACGGGCTCAaagcgctcgccgccggactggcaaagccgcagtgcaccttgcaagttctcgg gctccagcattgcaagctgagcaagaaaagctgtgaggcgctggcctccgttctaagttcgcccggcagcctgagggagctggatctcggCAACAACGTCTTGCAcaacgacgggctggaggcgctcgccaccggactggcaaagccgcagtgcaccttgcaagttctcgg gctcatgGAGTGCGAGATCAGCACTCGAGGATGCGTCTCACTGGCCAAGGCTCTCCGGTCCAACCCCTCCCACCTCCAAAAGCTGAACCTGTGGTTCAATGACATCAAAGAGAAAGGAAAGCGGGTCTTGGAGGAGGTCCAAATGGATCCTCGCTGCAGTCTGAAGATCGAGTG GAGGCTATAG
- the LOC133153187 gene encoding NACHT, LRR and PYD domains-containing protein 3-like isoform X2, with protein MALDMKIEDLLLKTLEDLEQEDFKKFKYYMDLPKSKKENADRIDIAEQLTNTHGQNAVAETIKILEKINNYNLAQKLRNDLPQITGSISSVDDEQIGKYKRELQENLRKIYLNVPEGNPGNSRQEPLENVYTELNITRGVAGLPNKQHEVLQMEMCGVAEEESIQPCDIFQSQEPLHTMLTVGFAGIGKTFLVRKFVLDWASGETNTDVDFIFPLAFRELNLEEKKSFSLAELIRLFVWESKAIKMLDQILVSLQESPNRHYQSSEIKILFVLDGLDESRLKLDLNDERKVDLDVTRAYPVEVLLAHLIKGNLLPCARVWITTRPQAAHDIPPRLVDARTEVKGFSDSQRMDYFRKRFPAEEDVIKHIQKSRTILIMCHLPIFCWITATVLRDHRKNGKELPETLTEMYTEFLLYHLDKSKERDSQKSTEYVTALAKLAFQQLMKKQQIFYESDLRESGLDDPQGAKHSGVFTVVFKEVPPLKKYQRKMFQFIHLTIQEYLAALHVMMSLFQDDTNVLDNSRWTRKGLLLLWKRKQLTRVHEAAIRKASKSEGNLDLFLRFLLGLSLQCNQDLLGELLKVPKNYRHSKAETVRLIKRRIKRNSPEENINLFYCLKELKDESLLEQIQQYLKGGKLSTKDLPPAMWSALLFFLRASDEAMSCFDLRKYAPSEKGLLMLLPVVKASQKSVLQSCKLRKKSCEALASVLSSPGSLRELDLSKNDLLDDGLEALAAGLAKLQCTLQVLRLIDCKLSKKSCEALASVLISSRTVSHLDLSENNLHDHGLEALAAGLAKPQCTLQVLELEDCKLSKKSCEALASVLSSPGSLRELDLSNNDLCDGLEALATGLAKPQCTLEVLKLRWCQLSKKSCEALASVLSSPSSLRELDLSFNNLHDHGLEALATGLAKPQCTLQILGLEYCKLSKKSCEALASVLSSPGSLSNLDLSKNDLCDDGLEALAAGLAKPQCTLQVLRLRWCQLSKKSCEALASVLSSPGRMRELDLSENDLRDDGLKALAAGLAKPQCTLQVLGLQHCKLSKKSCEALASVLSSPGSLRELDLGNNVLHNDGLEALATGLAKPQCTLQVLGLMECEISTRGCVSLAKALRSNPSHLQKLNLWFNDIKEKGKRVLEEVQMDPRCSLKIEWRL; from the exons GTAGCATCTCCTCAGTGGATGACGAGCAGATCGGCAAATACAAGCGGGAGCTGCAAGAGAACCTGCGGAAGATCTACCTCAACGTTCCCGAGGGCAACCCAGGGAACAGCCGGCAGGAGCCTCTGGAGAACGTCTACACCGAGCTCAACATTACCCGCGGCGTCGCCGGTCTCCCCAACAAGCAGCACGAGGTCCTTCAGATGGAGATGTGCGGCGTGGCCGAGGAGGAGTCCATCCAGCCGTGTGACATCTTCCAAAGCCAGGAGCCCCTTCACACGATGCTCACCGTGGGCTTCGCGGGCATCGGTAAGACTTTCCTGGTGCGCAAGTTTGTCCTGGACTGGGCCAGCGGGGAAACCAACACAGACGTAGACTTCATCTTTCCCTTGGCCTTCCGCGAGTTGAACTTGGAGGAGAAGAAAAGCTTTTCGCTGGCGGAGCTCATCCGACTCTTTGTCTGGGAGAGCAAGGCCATCAAGATGCTGGACCAGATCTTGGTCAGTCTGCAAGAGTCGCCCAACCGCCACTACCAGTCCAGCGAGATCaagattttgtttgtgctggacGGCCTGGACGAGTCCCGCCTCAAACTGGACCTGAACGACGAGCGCAAGGTGGACCTGGATGTGACCCGAGCGTACCCGGTGGAGGTGCTCCTGGCGCATCTCATCAAGGGGAACCTGCTTCCCTGCGCCCGGGTTTGGATCACCACGCGGCCCCAGGCGGCCCACGACATCCCGCCGCGCCTGGTGGACGCCAGAACCGAGGTGAAAGGCTTCAGCGACTCCCAGAGGATGGACTACTTCAGGAAGAGGTTCCCCGCCGAGGAGGACGTCATCAAGCACATCCAGAAGTCCCGCACCATTTTGATCATGTGCCACTTGCCCATCTTCTGCTGGATCACCGCCACCGTTCTCCGAGATCATCGGAAAAACGGAAAGGAGCTGCCCGAAACCCTGACCGAGATGTACACAGAGTTCCTGCTCTATCACCTGGACAAGTCCAAGGAGCGAGACAGCCAGAAGAGCACGGAGTACGTCACAGCGCTGGCCAAGCTGGCTTTTCAGCAGCTGATGAAAAAGCAACAGATCTTCTACGAGAGCGACTTGCGGGAAAGCGGCTTGGATGACCCGCAGGGCGCAAAACACTCGGGAGTCTTCAccgtggtcttcaaggaggtaCCCCCGCTCAAGAAATACCAACGCAAGATGTTCCAGTTCATCCACCTGACCATCCAGGAATATCTGGCTGCTCTCCACGTGATGATGAGCTTGTTCCAGGACGACACAAACGTGCTGGACAATTCCAGGTGGACGCGGAAAGGCCTCCTGTTGCTTTGGAAGCGGAAGCAGCTCACTCGGGTCCACGAGGCGGCCATCCGCAAAGCCTCCAAGAGTGAGGGAAACCTGGACTTGTTCCTCCGCTTCCTGCTGGGCCTCTCCTTGCAGTGCAACCAGGATCTCCTGGGTGAGCTGTTGAAGGTTCCCAAGAACTACAGACACAGCAAggcagaaacggtccgcttgatCAAGCGACGGATCAAGCGGAATTCTCCCGAGGAGAACATCAACTTGTTCTACTGCCTGAAGGAGCTGAAGGACGAGTCCCTGCTGGAGCAGATCCAACAATACCTAAAAGGGGGGAAATTGTCCACCAAGGACCTACCTCCGGCCATGTGGTCGGCCCTGCTCTTCTTCTTGCGGGCTTCCGACGAAGCCATGAGCTGCTTCGATCTCCGGAAATACGCTCCGTCCGAGAAGGGGCTCCTGATGCTGCTGCCGGTGGTCAAGGCTTCTCAAAAATCAGT gctccagaGCTGCAAGCTgcgcaagaaaagctgcgaggcgctggcctccgttctaagctcgcccggcagcctgagggagctggatctcagcAAGAACGACTTGTtggacgacgggctggaggcgctcgccgccggactggcaaagctgcagtgcaccttgcaagttctcag gctcatcgactgcaagctgagcaagaaaagctgcgaggcgctggcctccgttctaatcTCGTCGCGCACCGTGAGCCATCTGGATCTCAGCGAGAACAACTTGCATGaccacgggctggaggcgctcgccgccggactggcaaagccgcagtgcaccttgcaagttctcga gctcgaggactgcaagctgagcaagaaaagctgtgaggcgctggcctccgttctaagctcgcccggcagcctgagggagctggatctcagcAACAACGACTTgtgtgacgggctggaggcgctcgccaccggactggcaaagccgcagtgcaccttggaAGTTCTCAA gctccggtGGTgccagctgagcaagaaaagctgcgaggcgctggcctccgttctaagctcgcccagCAGCCTGAGGGAACTGGATCTCAGCTTCAACAACTTGCACGaccacgggctggaggcgctcgccaccggactggcaaagccgcagtgcaccttgcaaatTCTCGG gctcgagtattgcaagctgagcaagaaaagctgcgaggcgctggcctccgttctaagctcgcccggcagcctgagCAATCTGGATCTCAGCAAGAACGACTTgtgtgacgacgggctggaggcgctcgccgccggactggcaaagccgcagtgcaccttgcaagttctcag gctccggtGGTgccagctgagcaagaaaagctgcgaggcgctggcctccgttctaagctcgcccggcagaatgagggagctggatctcagcGAAAACGACTTGCGCGACGACGGGCTCAaagcgctcgccgccggactggcaaagccgcagtgcaccttgcaagttctcgg gctccagcattgcaagctgagcaagaaaagctgtgaggcgctggcctccgttctaagttcgcccggcagcctgagggagctggatctcggCAACAACGTCTTGCAcaacgacgggctggaggcgctcgccaccggactggcaaagccgcagtgcaccttgcaagttctcgg gctcatgGAGTGCGAGATCAGCACTCGAGGATGCGTCTCACTGGCCAAGGCTCTCCGGTCCAACCCCTCCCACCTCCAAAAGCTGAACCTGTGGTTCAATGACATCAAAGAGAAAGGAAAGCGGGTCTTGGAGGAGGTCCAAATGGATCCTCGCTGCAGTCTGAAGATCGAGTG GAGGCTATAG